From the Anaeromyxobacter dehalogenans 2CP-1 genome, the window ACCGTGACCGTCACCGGAGAGGTGGAGCTGGAGGGCAAGGTGCTCGTGATCCGGCGCATCCACGCGCGGCTGGAGCTGCGCGCGACGCCGGAGCACGCGGCGACGGCGCAGCGGGTGCACGGCTTCTATCACGAGGCCTGTCCGGTCTACCGGAGCCTCTCCCCGGCCATCGCCATCACCTCGGAGCTGGTGCTGCTGCCCGAGACGGCGTGAAGCACGGCGGGCGCCCGCGCCGCCCCGCGCGCACCCGGCATTGACTTTCCGCGCAATCTGGGGCAATGTTCCTGTTCGTTCGATGACGTTTGGCCCGATTCCATCAAGACGAGGCGAGGGCGGCGGCCCTGAGACCCTCGGCCAGCTCCCGGTCGGCATCGACCGGGGTTGTGGCAATGCCGCCTGCGATGGAGGACCCATGACGACCCCCGAGAAGACGACGTAATCGCAGGGCCCTGGCGCGTCCGCGGGGTGGCTCCGGCCGCCCGGTGACCCGCCGCGCCCGCCGTCGCCCCTCGCGGGCGAGCGGCCGGACGTGTCCGCCCGCCGGGTAGGCTGATCCTGCCCGGCGGCCCACGCGATCAATCCAAACCTATCCGCCCGCATCGCGGGCGGCGCGGGACCCATTGCGTCCCGGGAAAGGAGCGAACCATGCAGCCCTACACGCTGGGCGTCGCCGGCCTGCTCGCGATGGCCTGCGACTGCATCCGCCGCGGCGACCTCGACGGCGCCGCGGCCGCCATCGCGCGCGCCCGCGCGCTCCACCGTCCGGCGCGCGCAACGCGGCGCGGCGCCGAGGAAGCGGGGACTCGATGACCGCGAAG encodes:
- a CDS encoding OsmC family protein, translating into MGTFGGALEARHIPATDDRLTVTVTGEVELEGKVLVIRRIHARLELRATPEHAATAQRVHGFYHEACPVYRSLSPAIAITSELVLLPETA